Proteins co-encoded in one Haladaptatus sp. ZSTT2 genomic window:
- a CDS encoding diphthine--ammonia ligase has translation MADDADGTWVSLFSGGKDSSWALYRALEEGLPVSHLLTVHPEGDSYMYHVPATNLATLAAESIGIPLIDVHPGDLGAESADASGEQGDAELEPLEAALRELLEEENIVGVTAGAIQSEFQTSRIQAMCDRLGIELFAPLWQRDPEELAAEMFEAGFEIKIIQVAAYGLDESWLGRTLDADSLAELRDLNDEYGVHILGEGGEFETFVVDGPHMHRRIALDYETEWEGTRGRIHVTDARLEPSDT, from the coding sequence ATGGCAGACGACGCAGACGGCACGTGGGTCAGCCTCTTTTCGGGCGGCAAGGACTCTTCGTGGGCGCTCTATCGGGCACTCGAAGAAGGCCTGCCCGTCTCTCACCTCCTCACCGTTCACCCCGAAGGCGACTCCTACATGTACCACGTTCCGGCGACGAACCTCGCAACCCTCGCCGCAGAGAGCATCGGCATCCCCCTCATCGACGTGCATCCGGGCGACCTCGGCGCAGAATCGGCCGACGCATCCGGCGAGCAAGGAGACGCCGAACTCGAACCACTCGAAGCCGCACTCCGCGAGTTGCTGGAAGAAGAGAACATCGTTGGCGTCACCGCCGGAGCCATCCAATCCGAGTTCCAAACGAGCCGGATTCAAGCGATGTGCGACCGTCTCGGCATCGAACTGTTCGCCCCGCTCTGGCAGCGCGACCCCGAGGAACTCGCCGCGGAGATGTTTGAGGCGGGCTTCGAAATCAAAATCATCCAAGTCGCCGCCTACGGCCTCGACGAGTCGTGGCTCGGGCGCACCTTAGACGCCGACTCACTTGCAGAACTCCGCGACCTCAACGACGAATATGGCGTCCACATTCTGGGAGAAGGAGGCGAGTTCGAAACGTTCGTCGTGGACGGCCCACACATGCACCGACGAATCGCGCTCGACTACGAAACCGAATGGGAGGGCACGCGCGGGCGGATTCACGTGACGGACGCAAGACTCGAACCGAGCGATACCTGA
- a CDS encoding dipeptidase — protein sequence MTHPPLFFDGHNDTLLHLHLPERGQGRSFFEASELGHIDLPRARAANYAGGLFAIFAPGDGTAEIIETADGYEVPLADAIDTGRANRVTYDVLERLYRLETEADGAVRVVRDTADLTACLADDALAVVVHLEGAEAVEPDLSNLDFLYAAGVRSIGLTWSRPNAFGHGVPYQYPHSPDTGPGLTDAGRDLVRACNDRGIVLDLAHLNEAGFFDVAALSDDPLVVSHTGAFALNETTRSLTDEQLDTVEKSGGVVGITFCVTNIRADADNNPDTAISTFVDHIEYVAARIGVEHVAIGTDFDGATVPDAVGDVTGMPAVFAALGERGFSEEAIRKIAFENWVRVLEETWT from the coding sequence ATGACCCACCCCCCGCTCTTTTTCGACGGACACAACGACACGCTGTTGCACCTCCACCTCCCCGAACGCGGACAGGGCCGCTCGTTTTTCGAGGCATCTGAACTCGGCCACATCGACCTCCCTCGTGCCCGCGCCGCGAACTACGCGGGTGGCTTGTTCGCCATTTTCGCCCCCGGTGACGGTACTGCTGAGATCATCGAAACCGCAGACGGCTACGAGGTTCCGCTCGCAGACGCCATCGACACAGGCAGAGCGAATCGGGTCACCTACGACGTGCTCGAACGGCTCTACCGACTCGAAACCGAAGCAGACGGCGCGGTTCGCGTCGTGCGTGACACGGCCGACCTCACCGCCTGTCTCGCAGACGACGCGCTCGCGGTCGTCGTCCACCTAGAGGGAGCAGAAGCCGTCGAACCGGACTTGTCGAATCTCGACTTTCTCTATGCGGCGGGCGTCCGCTCGATTGGCCTGACGTGGAGTCGGCCGAACGCCTTCGGCCACGGCGTGCCCTACCAGTACCCCCACTCACCAGATACAGGTCCCGGACTTACCGACGCCGGGCGTGACCTCGTCCGGGCGTGCAACGACCGCGGTATCGTCCTTGACCTCGCGCATCTGAACGAGGCGGGCTTTTTCGACGTGGCAGCACTGAGCGACGACCCGCTCGTGGTGAGCCACACCGGCGCGTTCGCCTTGAACGAGACAACGCGGAGCCTGACCGACGAACAGTTAGACACGGTCGAGAAATCGGGCGGCGTCGTCGGTATCACGTTCTGCGTGACGAACATCCGCGCCGACGCCGACAACAATCCTGACACGGCGATTTCCACGTTCGTAGACCACATCGAGTACGTTGCAGCGCGAATTGGGGTCGAACACGTGGCGATTGGGACGGATTTCGACGGCGCGACCGTCCCCGACGCCGTGGGCGACGTGACCGGAATGCCCGCGGTGTTCGCGGCGCTCGGCGAGCGAGGATTCAGTGAGGAAGCGATACGGAAAATCGCGTTTGAAAACTGGGTGCGCGTGCTCGAAGAGACGTGGACGTAG